One region of Malania oleifera isolate guangnan ecotype guangnan chromosome 6, ASM2987363v1, whole genome shotgun sequence genomic DNA includes:
- the LOC131156992 gene encoding uncharacterized protein LOC131156992 isoform X2 has protein sequence MGSASSRLTQYDIDEVQEHCNNLFTQQEIVSLYQRFCQLDRSAKGYISADEFLSVPEFAMNPLSQRLLKMVDGLNFKDFVAFLSAFSAKATMDQKIELIFKVYDSDCNGKVSFDDILEVLRDLTGSFMSDKQREQVLSLVLQEAGYTRESSLLLDDFIKEFKEKRC, from the exons ATGGGAAGTGCATCGTCAAGGTTAACTCAATACGATATTGACGAAGTTCAGGAACACTGCAATAATTTAT TTACCCAGCAAGAAATAGTGTCATTGTATCAGAGGTTTTGTCAGCTTGATCGAAGTGCCAAGGGTTATATATCTGCTGATGAGTTCTTATCGGTGCCGGAGTTTGCAATGAACCCACTTTCTCAG AGGCTGCTTAAAATGGTGGATGGGTTGAACTTCAAAGACTTTGTGGCTTTCTTATCTGCGTTTAGTGCTAAAGCTACAATGGATCAGAAGATTGAAC TTATCTTCAAAGTTTATGATTCAGACTGTAATGGGAAAGTGTCGTTCGATGACATACTAGAAGTACTACGTGATTTGACTGGTTCATTCATGTCTGATAAGCAAAGAGAG CAAGTCTTGAGCCTAGTTTTGCAAGAAGCAGGCTACACAAGAGAGTCTTCTTTGTTGTTAGATGACTTCATTAAG GAATTCAAGGAGAAAAGGTGTTGA
- the LOC131156992 gene encoding uncharacterized protein LOC131156992 isoform X1: MGSASSRLTQYDIDEVQEHCNNLFTQQEIVSLYQRFCQLDRSAKGYISADEFLSVPEFAMNPLSQRLLKMVDGLNFKDFVAFLSAFSAKATMDQKIELIFKVYDSDCNGKVSFDDILEVLRDLTGSFMSDKQREQVLSLVLQEAGYTRESSLLLDDFIKIFASSGLKMEVEVPVD; encoded by the exons ATGGGAAGTGCATCGTCAAGGTTAACTCAATACGATATTGACGAAGTTCAGGAACACTGCAATAATTTAT TTACCCAGCAAGAAATAGTGTCATTGTATCAGAGGTTTTGTCAGCTTGATCGAAGTGCCAAGGGTTATATATCTGCTGATGAGTTCTTATCGGTGCCGGAGTTTGCAATGAACCCACTTTCTCAG AGGCTGCTTAAAATGGTGGATGGGTTGAACTTCAAAGACTTTGTGGCTTTCTTATCTGCGTTTAGTGCTAAAGCTACAATGGATCAGAAGATTGAAC TTATCTTCAAAGTTTATGATTCAGACTGTAATGGGAAAGTGTCGTTCGATGACATACTAGAAGTACTACGTGATTTGACTGGTTCATTCATGTCTGATAAGCAAAGAGAG CAAGTCTTGAGCCTAGTTTTGCAAGAAGCAGGCTACACAAGAGAGTCTTCTTTGTTGTTAGATGACTTCATTAAG
- the LOC131156992 gene encoding uncharacterized protein LOC131156992 isoform X4 — MGSASSRLTQYDIDEVQEHCNNLFTQQEIVSLYQRFCQLDRSAKGYISADEFLSVPEFAMNPLSQRLLKMVDGLNFKDFVAFLSAFSAKATMDQKIELIFKVYDSDCNGKVSFDDILEVLRDLTGSFMSDKQREQVLSLVLQEAGYTRESSLLLDDFIKA, encoded by the exons ATGGGAAGTGCATCGTCAAGGTTAACTCAATACGATATTGACGAAGTTCAGGAACACTGCAATAATTTAT TTACCCAGCAAGAAATAGTGTCATTGTATCAGAGGTTTTGTCAGCTTGATCGAAGTGCCAAGGGTTATATATCTGCTGATGAGTTCTTATCGGTGCCGGAGTTTGCAATGAACCCACTTTCTCAG AGGCTGCTTAAAATGGTGGATGGGTTGAACTTCAAAGACTTTGTGGCTTTCTTATCTGCGTTTAGTGCTAAAGCTACAATGGATCAGAAGATTGAAC TTATCTTCAAAGTTTATGATTCAGACTGTAATGGGAAAGTGTCGTTCGATGACATACTAGAAGTACTACGTGATTTGACTGGTTCATTCATGTCTGATAAGCAAAGAGAG CAAGTCTTGAGCCTAGTTTTGCAAGAAGCAGGCTACACAAGAGAGTCTTCTTTGTTGTTAGATGACTTCATTAAG
- the LOC131156992 gene encoding uncharacterized protein LOC131156992 isoform X3, with amino-acid sequence MGSASSRLTQYDIDEVQEHCNNLFTQQEIVSLYQRFCQLDRSAKGYISADEFLSVPEFAMNPLSQRLLKMVDGLNFKDFVAFLSAFSAKATMDQKIELIFKVYDSDCNGKVSFDDILEVLRDLTGSFMSDKQREQVLSLVLQEAGYTRESSLLLDDFIKPQKWVE; translated from the exons ATGGGAAGTGCATCGTCAAGGTTAACTCAATACGATATTGACGAAGTTCAGGAACACTGCAATAATTTAT TTACCCAGCAAGAAATAGTGTCATTGTATCAGAGGTTTTGTCAGCTTGATCGAAGTGCCAAGGGTTATATATCTGCTGATGAGTTCTTATCGGTGCCGGAGTTTGCAATGAACCCACTTTCTCAG AGGCTGCTTAAAATGGTGGATGGGTTGAACTTCAAAGACTTTGTGGCTTTCTTATCTGCGTTTAGTGCTAAAGCTACAATGGATCAGAAGATTGAAC TTATCTTCAAAGTTTATGATTCAGACTGTAATGGGAAAGTGTCGTTCGATGACATACTAGAAGTACTACGTGATTTGACTGGTTCATTCATGTCTGATAAGCAAAGAGAG CAAGTCTTGAGCCTAGTTTTGCAAGAAGCAGGCTACACAAGAGAGTCTTCTTTGTTGTTAGATGACTTCATTAAG CCTCAAAAGTGGGTGGAGTGA